A single window of Nicotiana sylvestris chromosome 5, ASM39365v2, whole genome shotgun sequence DNA harbors:
- the LOC104239205 gene encoding uncharacterized protein → MVRGRGKGKKLTVSDHDDPGSDEEEKIPAQKRRGRPQKLLKDDTDEEVAEIIEEDAEDEKNGIPNLEIKSSTALENGKKRKRNTRLKKKHDSAEEENGNGTRSSTDESTRSNGFRHNRHRRKNKPRRAAEAGVECK, encoded by the coding sequence ATGGTTCGAGGTAGAGGGAAAGGGAAGAAACTGACTGTGAGTGACCATGATGATCCAGGAAGTGACGAGGAAGAGAAAATCCCTGCACAGAAGAGACGGGGAAGGCCACAAAAGTTGCTTAAAGATGACACTGACGAAGAAGTAGCTGAAATAATAGAAGAGGATGCCGAGGATGAAAAAAATGGAATTCCAAACTTAGAGATAAAAAGTTCTACTGCATTGGAGAACGGAAAGAAGAGGAAACGGAATACGCGGTTGAAGAAAAAACATGATTCAGCAGAAGAGGAAAATGGTAATGGAACCAGATCAAGCACTGATGAGTCTACTCGATCCAATGGTTTTCGTCATAATAGGCATAGGCGGAAAAACAAGCCTCGCCGTGCTGCAGAAGCTGGTGTTGAGTGCAAATGA